From Zingiber officinale cultivar Zhangliang chromosome 5B, Zo_v1.1, whole genome shotgun sequence, the proteins below share one genomic window:
- the LOC121984644 gene encoding remorin-like has translation MGEEEAKQAAPETAPPPPETAPPLPETAPPPPETVKDVAEEKAPIPPPTADEKPDNSKALAIVEKVQDPPKEKSSGGSIDRDAALARLESEKRLSLILAWEENEKTKADNKAVKKLSSITAWENSKKAAVEAELKKIEEALEKQKAEYAEKMKNKIALLHKEAEEKRAMTEARRGEELLKAEEHAAKYRATGIAPKKLFGCF, from the exons ATGGGTGAGGAAGAGGCGAAGCAGGCGGCGCCGGAGACAGCTCCGCCACCGCCGGAGACAGCGCCGCCACTTCCGGAGACAGCTCCTCCACCGCCGGAGACTGTGAAGGACGTGGCGGAGGAGAAGGCCCCGATTCCGCCGCCGACGGCCGACGAGAAGCCGGATAATTCCAAGGCTCTCGCCATCGTGGAGA AAGTTCAGGATCCACCTAAAGAAAAGAGCTCAGGGGGGTCTATTGATAGAG ATGCTGCTCTTGCAAGGCTTGAATCAGAGAAGAGATTGTCTTTAATCCTGGCCTGGGAGGAAAATGAGAAGACCAAGGCAGATAATAA GGCTGTTAAGAAATTGTCATCCATTACTGCGTGGGAAAACTCTAAAAAGGCAGCAGTGGAAGCTGAGCTGAAAAAGATTGAG GAAGCGCTGGAAAAGCAAAAGGCAGAGTATGCTGAAAAGATGAAGAACAAGATTGCATTGCTCCACAAGGAGGCAGAGGAGAAGAGAGCAATGACCGAGGCCAGGCGCGGGGAAGAGCTCTTGAAAGCTGAAGAACATGCTGCAAAATATCGTGCCACGGGGATTGCACCCAAAAAGCTTTTTGGTTGCTTTTAA